From the Anguilla rostrata isolate EN2019 chromosome 12, ASM1855537v3, whole genome shotgun sequence genome, the window CTTAGGGAGCCCAGCCTTAGGGGGCCCAGCCTTAGGGGGCCCAGCCTTAGGGGGCCCAGCCTTAGGGCCCAGCCTTAGGGCCCAGCCTTAGAGAGCCCAGCCTTAGAGAGCCCAGCATTAGAGAGCCCAGCCTTAGAGAGCCCAGCATTAGAGAGCCCAGCCTTAGGGAGCCCAGCCTTAGGGAGCCCAGCCTTAGGGAGCCCAGCCTTAGGGGGCCCAGCCTTAGGGGGCCCAGCCTTAGGGGGCCCAGCCTTAGGGGGCCCAGCCTTCGAGCCTTATTTAAGAGTAGTGCACCCAGGTAGAAATTGCCTATTTAAATGCTTTGGGTTAAGGgattaaatgggttttctgtgGAAACTTGCTTTCTGAAGCAAAAGCTTGATGGAATTAACAAACATAACTAAGGAGAGCGGGAGTTGGGCGGGTCTTGACAAAGGGTAGATTTCGCCTCAAGGACATTGTTTACATAATCTCAGTCAAACAGGAACAACTTTTTTGATGCATGGAAACATAAAATCTCAAATGTGCGAATCGGTAAAAGCCAAAGGCAATATGAGCCTTACTTGTAAACAAGCTTTACCCGGCTTATTATCTAGTCTATAATACAAGCTTAACCAGGCTGATTATCTTATCTGTAATAAAAGCTTAACCAAGCTGATTACCTTGTAGGCTAAATAATATAAGTATACAAGCAGTAATACTCGAAAGGGTCTGAAAACGACCTGGAACGTGGAGGCAAAAGCATTAGATTATTACGCACAGTATGAATCAGGAGgctccactccacacactgcCGACTCATTTAGACCCAAAAGGGCTTTAGCAGGTGCATGCTCATATCACTGCATGTGTTTCAGGGTTCTGCAGGGGCTTTAGCAGGTGCATGCTCATATCACTGCATGTGTTTCAGGGTTCTGCAGGTAGGATTGAGCTCTGGGTGAGTTCATGATAAACTGTCCAGTTTCACTGTTAAATTTCACTGTTATTTACACCATGTCCTGCAGCTGAAAAGCAGAACTGCAGTGTTAATAGATGGTGTGAAACTGGGAAGGAAGCCTCTTAGACTGGAATGAAAATCGCACTGAGCATCATTTTTGATTAATCCATTTTTCAGATCCACTTAATGCTTTACTTGATGTGGCTCGTGGACTGAGTTTCTAAAACGTTTGTAACGCGTAAGTGCTAAACGGGGCCTTTGCCCAACGCAGCCTTTTAGATCGAATTTAACCAATGAAATGGCCTACAAGCTCTCCTGCTAACCCTCTGATACAGAGAACAGTGATTGGTCAGTGGCCTCTGTGATGGAGTTCCATGAGGAACTGTGTCCGTGGCACACAAGCATATCTACCCTAATTAATGAGGAAAATGGCTTTCTTGCTTTCAAAAGAGGAGTTATACAATTATAAACGATCTGACGCTTCACATGTCCAGCATCTTAACATGGCTGTAGGGTTGCACTGTAAATTACCTAGAGAGATAGAGCTTCCTGCAGTTTTGGATAGCCTGTTtcaatgcatgtgcacatggtcaccatcatttcatctgcatttaaatatagttagagctttttttcccagtaCAGTCAAAGTTGTTTGTGCAAATGGTAAACTAGAGGGGCCAAGAAATGTAACCTGGAGGTACTCCTTTGGTCTTCCAGAAGATTCTACAGTAGAATGTTTTTGACCAGTTGTATGGTTTGAACATAGACAGTAGGAGAGCACCAAGATAGAGTCTACAGTCCAGTGCAAGTTAAGCACTAGTTTTATAGGGTGGCCGTTAAGGACAAGacaagtgaataaataaaaacggaaAAACAACTCCGAAAACGCAGCAACAATTTAGCAACACAACATTACACAAAACAAAGTGACAACTCTCGAACCGCAATctaatttcccagaatgcatttaacaacacaggaaacacaaagACCACTTGGAGATGCAagatttcacaaaacaaaataacaaacccGAGAACACAACTGAACTCTGATAGTCTTTATCAcccggggcgacatagctcaggaggtaagaccgattgtctggcagttggagggttgccggttcaaaccccgccctgggcgtgtcgaagtgtccttgagcaagacacctaacccctaactgctctggcgaatgagaggcatcaattgtaaagcgctttggataaaagcgctatataaatgcagtccatttttaTGATCGTATTGGAGCATCAGTAGTTGCATGCTGAGATACGTTTGTAGAAAAGAATGCCTCTGTAATGTCAGTGTCAGCGTGACTACTGTGAGCACACACAGCCTACACTCAGTCATGCCTCTGTCACAGATATGTTTATTTACtcctgtgcatgtttatgtatgtaatgGCCACCGTAGTTTTACCATTTTTCTGTATGTATGTCAGTTTTGTatgaattgtttatttcagGTTGATAGGGACTTCTCTGTTCTCAGAAAGAAGAAAGGCTCAATGAAATCACTTGTGTTTAATGAACTTTCATAGTTAAAGATTAATGAGTTCATCGTCAACAGGAAGTCAATATTTCTTTCAGACCTAAACTGcctttccttttgtgtttttgtcttgttcACCAGGGGACACTACCCAGAAAATGAGATCTGCACAGTATCCAACACCAGCGGAACTGGATGCCTATGCTAAGAGAGTTGCCAACAGCCCACTGACGATAAAAATCTTCCCCAACAGCATCAAAGTTCCGCAGAGGAAGCACATTCGGCGCACCGTGAACGGCTTGGACACGTCCAGCCAGCGCTACAGCCCGTACCCGACTCCCGCCAGCGCCAAGACCGGCCTCCTCGCCATCGTCAAGGGGCCCCTCAAAGGGCCCATCAAAGGGATCCTCAAAGGCTTTGAAAGCGGCCGAGCGCGTCTGCTCCCAGAGGTGACCATGAACCCCCCCAGCGGGCCGTACGGCACTCAGAGCACTTTAAACCTCCCCCAGGCCCAGAGCAACGCCCGGGCCAGACCCCTGCCCCAGCGCCAGGGCCTGctgcacccgcacccgcacccgcaaACTTTACAGCTGCAGCAGCAACCAGGCCTGCTGCATCCGCAAACTTTACAACAAGGCCTGCCGCATCCACAAACTTTACACCAGCAGCAACAGACTCTGCAGCGCCAACAGACTTTACAGCAGACgctgcagcaacagcaacaggcgctgcaacaacagcagcagcaacagacgctgcagcaacagcagcagcaacagacgctgcagcaacagcagcagcaacagacgCTGCAGCAACAGAAGCTGCAGCAACAGACGCTGCAGCAACAGAAgctgcagcaacagcagcagcaacagatgCTGCAGCATCAACAGACTTTACAACGGCAgctgcaacaacaacagcagcaacagacaGGCCTGCCCCATCCACAGACACCGCAGGATCCGAGGCAGCTCCCAGGTATGGCCCAGCTGCCAAAACTGCAGCAGCCGCAGGTCCTGCCCCAAGCACAGACTCTGCAGCAGCCGCAGGTCCTGCCCCAAGCACAGACTCTGCAGCAGCCGCAGGTCCTGCCCCAAGCACAGACTCTGCAGCAGCCCCCTGGCCTGCCCGGACTGCATGGACCCAGGAAGATGGCGGACGGCGAGGCTCCGCCCAACGTGACCGTGTCTACCTCCACCATCCCGCTGTCCATGGCGTCGGGCCGGCAGCAGGGCCGGCCGGCGGACCTGAGCAGCATCGTGCAGCAGATCAGCCAGTTCTGCCAGCCGCGGCCGGGCGCCAGCACTACCTCAGTGTGCGAGGGACAGATCGCCAACCCCAGCCCCATCAACCGCAACCTGCTCATCAACGCCAGCTCCCGCGTGTCCGCCCAGaaccccgcccccgcgcccctTCCGTCCTGCGCCCTCGGCTCCATGGACAAGCCGGCCGCCCCACCCGCCACCACCAACCGCATGCCAGTCTACAGCAGCgacatgcagcagcagcagcagcagcgctgctGGAACCAGCAGCACCTCTCTCACCCACAGCAGCGAGTCTCAGAGGAACGGAACCCCTGCAGTCGGCAGCCCCGGGACCGGCAGGGGCGGAGCTACCCGCAGGACCCGTGCGCTGGCCAGCCCTACGGCTTGGCGGCCCCCATGGAGAAGCCTACGCCCTCCCCGCCCGTCAGTGGGATGCCGGGGGTCGTGCCCTACGCCAATGGCCACTACTTCCAGCCCATGTGGAACGGCGTCCTGCCGACGCCTAACAGTGACAGCTCCGGGTCACAGGACCTGGCCTTGCCATTCCACGGGGGACCACCAGGGGGCCCTGTAGACTGCGCCCCAGGGACGCAGTACAGGGCTGGGGCCGGGTCCTCTGGCCAGACTGGCGTGATGCAGGGCATGGAGTATGTGGGCGGGGAATACCAGGCACCCTGCTTCAGAGACCAGAGCCTGGCCCTGGGGggcagagccccagagcccagCCACAGCAGAAATACTCATATTCAGGTTCCAGGGTTCAGATAAGCTACAACTTCTGTGTACGTAGTTATTGATCTTTTAGtcttaaatgcataaaaatgaattcattcaaatgaagctaactttaaaaaagtatatatatatttacatatctatatatatatacatatatatatatatttaagagcaagcagtgtttttgttgttgtcaatCTTGCAAGTGATCAATTGAAACGTTTTCTAAATAACACTCCTTAATGTTACTCACTTGTTAGAAAAACGAGCTGTTTTCTTCTGCGTTTTAAATGGGCTTCATTTCCTCTTTCCCCCATTTATCATCCATGTTATAGTGCACCCtcgtccatttttattttgtttgatttccaAGCTAGAAATCTAGCACCTGGGAGTGTATTCATTGTGGTggtggtattattattattattatgatgatagccgtttcttttctttatcATAACATTGATCTAACAATGTCATTTTGTCACACGTTTTTGCACCGATGCAGAACTGCTGAGTGCAGAATCTAGAGCCGCTGTTCATGTTCTTCTGATGTTCAGGGCCTGAGTCTATCTGTATTGGCTGCTGTTCACAGAAGCCCTATGCAGCACTCTCCCACCAACACGCCTTTCCCGGGCCTCCTCTGTGCTGAACAGCCAAAACCTTCTTAATGGTTCAGTGTGAGGCCTCACCCATTCCTAATGGTTCAGTGTGAGGCCTCACCCATTCCTAATGGTTCAGTGTGAGGCCTCACCCATTCCTAATGGTTCAGTGTGATACCTCACCCATTCTTAATGGTTCAGTGTGAGGCCTCACCCATTCCTAATGGTTCAGTGTGAGGCCTCACCCATTCCTAATGGTTCAGTGTGATACCTCACCCATTCTTAATGGTTCAGTGTGAGGCCTCACCCATTCCTAATGGTTCAGTGTGATACCTCACCCATTCCTAATGGTTCAGTGTGATGCTTCACCCATACACAGTTTGCCCAAGCTGTTCCACACGAGTATGAGCTTCTACGCTGAACATATTGCTGGACCTCAGAAGTGGACTTTGCATAGGTTAACCAGGCGATAAACTGATACAGAAGCTAGCGTGGGGCTTTGTGTCTGCCCTACTCCACACTACACCCTGTTTTTGCAGTCATTTTTTGCAGCGTTGGTGCGTGCTGATTCTGGTTTTGTCAGCAGTTGGAAATGTCACTTCCGCCGTAACTTAAAATGAAACCGCATATACTGATGTGAACTTGAAGCAGTTGGCTAtggttaaaaaatatgtatgtatggcCATGTTCTACTTTGAGACGTTGGTCCTTCATAAATCTTTTTAATCCTATTAGTTGTATCTGCCACACAATATCACATAGTATTCTGTGTAGAAGTCAATCTTAGTGAGTTTGAAAAATTTGTGGGTGCTCTGAACCACTTGTTCGGTTTTAAGCCGATTGTTAGAATAGTGTTTTTATGAATGGGATGACTGAAAAGAAGTGTAAAATGTTACCAGTTTCAGAAAACAATATTGAGGCATGACATATTTAGATTTTCGTACCTGTGTGTTTCTCCTTTGATCAGATTTAATGGGACTGCtgaccttttttcccccttaagtttactttttattttttttatttgctcttttGTAAGAATCAAATGTTCATTTGGCTCTCCAGAGGACACAAACTGACACTTTGTATATGTTTAGTGTTAATGCATCTTTATTATGAACACTTCTTAAGTTATTTTTGAAAGGTGACTGTTAAATATGTTCAATCAGGTCGATGGCCAAGACTGGCTCTCTCAGTGAAGCTATCTCTTATCAGGTGTTTGTACTGATGAGTAGCACCCTCAGAAAGGGAGAGCGGTTGACATTCTCTCAGACACTACAGTGCAGATACAAATCCAGGCGTCTGTGTCCGCATAGTTTCTCACACATTCAGTTTCCGCCCAGCAAGTTCATTAGTAATAtgcaacgttttttttctttctttatttgtgAATGGGATCGCTTCAAGTTAGAAAACAACTTTGGAAGGTGtagcttttttttgtcattttaacaaACACTTGAATTACTGAGATGAGATATTTGGTTGATTTGTTGGGTGGGAGTTAAACATTTGGAAGACTAAACTTTCTACCACACCTGACATATAGCCAAGTATCTGACAGAGTAGTACTAATCGTAACTACAAGCCAAATCAGaattttgatctttttttcacttaaaaataatgttagACATAGTTGCTACTAATTTGtaaatgaagaaatgaagaGTTACCCAGTACACATGTGAAGAAAGCAAATTGATCACTTGCAACTGCTAAGTTAAAAAGAAAGGACTTTCTCAAGCAGAATAgcaaatgtattgtttattttaatgtacacTGGTTTCACTACGATACTGCTGTAATTTGAAAGGAAGTATTCTCTGAATGTTgcctgtgatggtgtgtgagtAGTGTTTGCGGGGGCTGTTTGTGGGGGCTgattcacacactcatgcacgcactgTTTGTCTCCCTCCCAGACAACCCTCAAAAAAGCCTTAAGTATTTGGACCTGGGACTCGAGAACAAGCATGAATTGGGGAAATCAAACTGATCTAATGGACAGTGTTGGCATATTGGCAGCATGTGTCTTCTTAAGTTAGTAGTTTGATAGAAGTACAACGATTGAATGAAGTGGCAAGGAAATAAAttagaaattttattttaattaagttttataCTGTATAGGTCTATGTAGTCATGGGCTGTAacaaatgtcatatttttaaaattttcaaacTACTACTTAATTTGCCTGTTATTTAACATGATTATAGTCttaattctttgtttttcttgaaaaaatagGGCTGTGACTCATTTTCTATATTTCAAGGTTGGAGCACATAGGAAACTGAATGCAAATGGCAAATTCAAAATTTActgaattgaatgaaaaatgcacaaataatgaTTGTCAAGCAGGAACCTGGACACAAGATCTTTATTTTCACAAGTAAGTTTTATTCcattgctcccccccccttttttgcCCTGTTGTCTCCAATGTGCCTTGCCCCTCAGACTGTGGTTATATGGCAAACAAGTCAAGTCTGGGATTTGTGCTACAGTTTTACTTTAACACTgctgtgataaaaaaatatatatttttaatttatgtttttaaaagtagtGCTAGACAGATGTGACATTTACTTATACCAAGGTAACATTTCcaagattaaatatttacttgaaATGTACTGGATTtcagaggggtgagagagggtcTGATGGAATGGAACTGATTTAATTCACCAGGCTAAAATTGTTCATTTTCGAGGAGTCCCCTGTTCTGctccatacccccccccccccccaatgtgtACTTTGTACTTTAATGAAGATTTGTTACAGCCCAAAGGGAAGGGGaaataaagcttgtttttttgcaagtttctgttcattatCTGAAGTGCCTCCGATGGATTAAATCATGGAAATACTGTATTTGGTGTTtgtacacacgcgcgcacacatgctcaccctAAACATACACTAATGTTGCAATGTCCATAGTGAGAGGAGTCCAGTATTCTTCACTACTGATACTGTATTCATTAACAGAACTCCTAATGTGTTACGGGTAGCTAATGAAACATGTCAGTTGGTTTAAGCTGTTGCAGATTCACAGGTGACAGGTTTTCGTTTCCCCTGAGACTGACGGTGGACTGTAAGGTTTATGAATATTTACGAGCTCAGTTCCTCAGGGATTGTGCTGTCCCAGTGGTGCTCAGAGTGCCTAAGTGTTCATTTCTGAGGAAATCTCACTGGGATCTGTGAAGTACATTTATTCCCCCAAAAACGTCACACCTTTTCAGCTTGTGTGAcctaaaagaaaacaagaaatagAACTGGGCCACTGGGCAGTTGAGTTGAGTTTGTTCAGTGTGCAGGGCATCGTCAGGTGGTGCCCTGTCTCCCTCTGGGGGTTTGTTCAGTGTGCAGGGCATCGTCAGGTGGTGCCCTGTCTCCCTCTGGGGGTTTGTTCAGTGTGCAGGGCATCGTCAGGTGGTGCCCTGTCTCCATCTGGGGGTTTGTTCAGTATGCAGGGCATCGTCAGGTGGTGCCCTGTCTCCctctggggtttggggggtgggggggaggtttggCTTTCCCTTTCATGtagttgtttttcctcttgttCTCCTGTTTTTGAGAGGCATTATGTGTTGCACAAACATTCCCTTctaaccaaaataaattatgactTGCATTTGTAAAACTCTTGTTACTCAGACTCTTCCACTGTTTCTTTCTTCCACATGGACTTGCAATGGAGAGAATAATTcagatgtgaaatgtgtttacTGGGGTATTGTTGTGGCATTTGCTGTTCCCATGACATGTTTAAACTGCATTGTTTGCAGGGATGTAGGGGCCATAGCAGCTATTCATTACATGTCTGATGCGCTATATGAACCTTGTAAACTTCATAGATCAGAATCGCCACGAGTGCACTGGCAGTGAATGGTGTCCTCTTTCTCTGAAATGACTGCTCATTTTTCAGCTTCAATCACAATTTGAACAAGCCAGCAGTGCCGCCTTTGTCCTAGTTTGACCAAACACGCGTCACCCTTTCAACTCCCTGCCACAGCTCCAGGGACTGAACTGAGTGGCAATGGTTTGGCTGAATGCAGCATTCAAGAGCCTCCTTAAATTCTGGAAAATATGTCTGCTATGCCCAAAACCAGTATGTATCCATAAAGTTTCATCAAATCAAGCTCACCACCTCTGGATCGGATGGGATGggaagggagaaagggaagggaGAGCCAGAAGAAGTATTTTCCACTACCGGGCCAAATGCCAGTGACGCTGTGCTTAGCAATCTGAGTCACAGATGATTGATGGATGCTCAGAGCATGATGGAAAGTGGATTGCATTATGTAGTGCCAAGTTGTAAAAGCAAGTTTCCTTGGAAACTGCTGTTGAGTGAAGCCATCGGCACCATTTATAGGGTACATTGAGCTGATATGAAACTGTATTTTGCTCCCAGGCAGTATGAAACATCATCCATGCCAATTTTCTGGGGTTCTTAAGCAGTCTTAAGAGCATGCTTCTGTTACGGTCAGCTTTATGGAAATCAATGCATAAATAACAATTTCAAATTGGAGAGAAGTTTTTAGGCTTCACTTTGTAATGAGATTCTGAGGCAGcctcctctgtgctgctcttaTCTCGCGCACAGGCCGCAGCGCCGGTGTACCGCGCGCACTAGCGTCAGGGTTCTTACAACCGGCacaattttgtgtgttttgatcTCAAGGGACTACAGGCTTGATGAGCTCAGGATTCCCTAGGTTTGTTCCATTGCTCTTTCTCTTACATTGCAGAATATGCTCAGGCTGCATTTCCAAAGAACCGTGGTTGTCATGCTaagcagaagtgtgtgtgtcttacaCAAGGTCCTTACTGAGCGATTTGTTCAGGCAGAGATGCCAACACTGGTGCATACCTGCTATATCAAGCTAACCAATGAGGACTTGCACAgttaaaaaggaattaaaaataaagatttaaaaattcaaattagtTTGAATCATTACCATATTcatgaaattgaatttaaatctAAAAGCCCAATCTGATATTGCCAGCAACCTGAGGTTCAAATTTAAGTCATATATATTTCTAtggccgcgtttccaccaaaattacccggaactttcagtcccaggaactactttaccaggaactaaaaggttccttcagccaatggttgtctgcgtttccaccggggtctaaagtaccgcgaagattaggcaaattagcccactgacgtatgaaaaagcgatgttgtcgtcggtccatctgtcatgatttcttctgtaaccccatactaccactgaAGTAgtaggggtttattccacttatatacaacgggttaccaacaatgactatatatggttacttttgtatttattgattttcatatatcctctcaaacacattcattatgtttttatgcgaacattcgctttcatgtcttgacatccgaagcgacagaatgcattcacatttataggccctatgtataactggcaacaacagcagaaaacatgcacacgttgtaaacaatttgctgtttgattactttctcgtcgtcagttccatataggctaatcgcaaaatgacaagaataaaacgaaaactcggacttgcgtgaaaatgtaaattagtagtggtacagccaccgtttgctttccttcgaagttactgctagccgagcagcgaagtgtgccctccagatgcgaaccatgcaccataaatgagtccatagtcttcctggtcttttcgagaaattgaaaaatggcagtaaaattactgcagtctgaaaaagctaaagggacgatgactagaattaacctgttattttaccctgacaaaaagtgcggaaggtgatttccagtttgcttgtactgtatcaccaatgttaattacgcagaactaccgcatacctcacataactgtatcaaacgttttgagtcaattacaaggGCTAACAagaaatccggaagaaaatattcagcaaccgaattaatccgtttgaatgttttagtacgtaatatgctgtcccagcacgaatgcttagcattttataaaacgaatactaaagcaagaaaagagcagaagagcacacgttataattccaagacgttggcaggctataaccaaaagtaggctactgcgccgcataacatacaagtttgatttgaagttattatgaaaataaatcggtttgcgcctgcatatttttaaacatggcgcctgaaaacaaaaaacacaaaaaaatgctgcgagtactcgaccaatcagaaatgttcagcgctgcaagctccacccaaaaggttcctgtactttcggaaagtactaccccccgagcaggaaccttttggggggtaaaataaagccccaggaactaaatttagaccctagttcctgcggtggaaacgcactgagttcctcgaaaggttcctagttccggggtatagttcctgcggtggaaacgcggcttatatAACTACATAAAATCATATACCTCCTACTTTGCAGAGCTaatataaaacttaaaaaaaaaattagtgtCAGAGTTTTGTGAGGAAGAAATGAAACATAATTTTCAGTAAACTACGTTTAGCACGATTCACAGATCATGGAGGCATCCAACTTTCAGACCTCTAACTACCTAAAATGGCTAGACTTTATTAACAGTATATAGACTGCAAATTTCAGAGCCACAAGAGCTTCTCGTGGCCATGCTTTGTCAACTTTGTTTCTAGGACTATTCGAgaagtccaaagacatacacGAAAATCATTGATGTAATTCACATAAATTTGACTAACTACCAAAATATGTGACCAGTGTAAATATCCAACTTAAGCATATATAGCAGAGTATGTCCATCAATACATGTAATTACTGTATTAGAAATGTCGCaagagcagtggttcccaaactcgaTCTTGGGGACCCACTGGGTATGCTTGTTTTCATGCAAGCCATTATTGAAACCTCCGAATTTTAACAAACTACCGGcttttctta encodes:
- the LOC135235886 gene encoding protein FAM222B-like — encoded protein: MLACLPVAGDLSLQLLSHSQMNSGLQKWDTTQKMRSAQYPTPAELDAYAKRVANSPLTIKIFPNSIKVPQRKHIRRTVNGLDTSSQRYSPYPTPASAKTGLLAIVKGPLKGPIKGILKGFESGRARLLPEVTMNPPSGPYGTQSTLNLPQAQSNARARPLPQRQGLLHPHPHPQTLQLQQQPGLLHPQTLQQGLPHPQTLHQQQQTLQRQQTLQQTLQQQQQALQQQQQQQTLQQQQQQQTLQQQQQQQTLQQQKLQQQTLQQQKLQQQQQQQMLQHQQTLQRQLQQQQQQQTGLPHPQTPQDPRQLPGMAQLPKLQQPQVLPQAQTLQQPQVLPQAQTLQQPQVLPQAQTLQQPPGLPGLHGPRKMADGEAPPNVTVSTSTIPLSMASGRQQGRPADLSSIVQQISQFCQPRPGASTTSVCEGQIANPSPINRNLLINASSRVSAQNPAPAPLPSCALGSMDKPAAPPATTNRMPVYSSDMQQQQQQRCWNQQHLSHPQQRVSEERNPCSRQPRDRQGRSYPQDPCAGQPYGLAAPMEKPTPSPPVSGMPGVVPYANGHYFQPMWNGVLPTPNSDSSGSQDLALPFHGGPPGGPVDCAPGTQYRAGAGSSGQTGVMQGMEYVGGEYQAPCFRDQSLALGGRAPEPSHSRNTHIQVPGFR